A genomic stretch from Procambarus clarkii isolate CNS0578487 chromosome 14, FALCON_Pclarkii_2.0, whole genome shotgun sequence includes:
- the LOC138364745 gene encoding uncharacterized protein: protein MLAPQQTMLAPQQTMLAPQQTMLAPQQTMLAPQQTMLAPQQTMLAPQQTMLAPQQTMLAPQQTMLAPQQTMLAPQQTMLAPQQTMLAPQQTMLAPQQTMLAPQQTMLAPQQTILASQQTSFAPQQTIFAPPQTILAPQQTMLAPQQTMLAPQQTMLAPQQTMLAPQQTMLAPQQTILAPQQTNLSSSADKS from the coding sequence ATGTTAGCTCCTCAGCAGACAATGTTAGCGCCTCAGCAGACAATGTTAGCGCCTCAGCAGACAATGTTAGCGCCTCAGCAGACAATGTTAGCTCCTCAGCAGACAATGTTAGCTCCTCAGCAGACAATGTTAGCTCCACAGCAGACAATGTTAGCGCCTCAGCAGACAATGTTAGCTCCTCAGCAGACAATGTTAGCTCCTCAGCAGACAATGTTAGCTCCACAGCAGACAATGTTAGCTCCTCAGCAGACAATGTTAGCGCCTCAGCAGACAATGTTAGCGCCTCAGCAGACAATGTTAGCGCCTCAGCAGACAATGTTAGCTCCTCAGCAGACAATCTTAGCATCTCAGCAGACAAGCTTTGCTCCTCAGCAGACAATCTTTGCTCCTCCGCAGACAATCTTAGCTCCTCAGCAGACAATGTTAGCTCCACAGCAGACAATGTTAGCTCCACAGCAGACAATGTTAGCTCCTCAGCAGACAATGTTAGCGCCTCAGCAGACAATGTTAGCGCCTCAGCAGACAATCTTAGCTCCTCAGCAGACAAATCTTAGCTCCTCAGCAGACAAATCTTAG